The Chrysiogenia bacterium genome includes a window with the following:
- the tsaD gene encoding tRNA (adenosine(37)-N6)-threonylcarbamoyltransferase complex transferase subunit TsaD gives MRVLGIETSCDETSVAVVESDGVTTEVRSNLIYSQIAIHEPYGGIVPELAARKHIETLAAMVRQSLEQAGDSLETIEGIAVTHGPGLIGSLLVGLNYAKALAWARKIPFVGVNHVEGHLNSIFLEHPKLADAPFMGLVVSGGHTSLIYVRAPGDYLRIGNTRDDAVGEAFDKAAKLLGLPYPGGPAIDKLAKQGDERAIAFPRAQVKKSPLDFSFSGLKTAVRLAVQDRGGLEALDEQTRADVAAGFQWAAVRALLLKARRAMEQYGVNHLAVIGGVAANSRLRAECEAFEREFGIHSYFPSLKYCTDNAAMIASLGARRLCAGERDELTLPATSRLPVGKAVEKAA, from the coding sequence GTGCGCGTTCTGGGCATTGAAACCTCCTGCGATGAAACTTCCGTCGCCGTCGTCGAATCCGACGGCGTCACCACCGAGGTGCGCTCAAATCTCATCTATTCGCAGATCGCGATTCATGAGCCCTACGGCGGCATCGTTCCCGAACTCGCCGCGCGCAAGCACATCGAGACCCTTGCCGCCATGGTGCGCCAGTCCCTTGAACAGGCAGGCGATTCGCTCGAGACCATTGAGGGCATTGCCGTCACCCACGGTCCGGGCCTTATTGGTTCATTGCTGGTGGGGCTCAACTACGCCAAGGCGCTCGCGTGGGCGCGCAAGATTCCTTTTGTCGGCGTCAATCACGTCGAGGGACACCTCAACAGTATTTTTCTGGAGCACCCGAAGCTCGCCGACGCGCCGTTTATGGGGCTGGTTGTCTCGGGCGGTCATACGTCACTCATCTACGTGCGCGCGCCGGGCGATTACCTGCGCATCGGCAACACCCGCGACGATGCCGTGGGCGAAGCCTTCGACAAGGCGGCCAAGCTGCTGGGCCTGCCCTATCCCGGCGGCCCGGCCATCGACAAGCTCGCCAAGCAAGGTGACGAGCGTGCAATCGCCTTCCCGCGCGCGCAGGTGAAGAAGTCGCCGCTGGATTTCTCGTTCTCGGGGCTCAAGACAGCCGTGCGCCTTGCCGTGCAGGACCGCGGCGGGCTCGAAGCGCTCGATGAGCAGACCCGCGCCGACGTTGCCGCCGGATTCCAGTGGGCCGCCGTGCGGGCGCTGCTTCTCAAGGCGCGCCGTGCCATGGAGCAGTACGGGGTCAATCACCTCGCCGTGATCGGCGGCGTGGCGGCCAACTCGCGCCTTCGCGCCGAGTGCGAGGCCTTCGAGCGCGAGTTCGGGATTCACTCCTACTTCCCCTCACTCAAATACTGCACCGACAACGCCGCGATGATCGCCTCGCTGGGGGCGCGCCGCCTGTGCGCGGGCGAGCGCGATGAGCTCACGCTGCCTGCCACTTCGCGTCTGCCGGTGGGCAAGGCGGTTGAGAAAGCCGCATGA
- the rsmA gene encoding ribosomal RNA small subunit methyltransferase A, with product MSDFHPSRKLGQNFLVDQSVVRRIVESAKLSPGELVLEVGPGKGILTRGLLEAGARVLAVEMDFRLYEELQETFAGESNLEIIRSDILDLDLSAELRKRLSSGEKASVVANLPYSVSSQAIFAFLDASAYLRGITVMLQKEMAQRIAAGPGSKTYGSISAAIALHGGAKLLFKVGPGAFRPRPRVDSAVVGIEIAPMAEEAELAVARKVVRAAFARRRKQLRNSLMEAPQLTLSAEVIDRALAQAGIDPKIRAEMLSAQEFLKLAAAIAAQG from the coding sequence ATGAGCGACTTCCATCCCTCTCGCAAGCTCGGACAAAACTTTCTGGTCGATCAAAGCGTCGTGCGGCGCATCGTCGAGAGCGCAAAGCTCAGCCCGGGCGAGCTTGTGCTCGAAGTGGGTCCGGGCAAGGGCATTCTGACCCGCGGCCTGCTCGAAGCCGGCGCCCGCGTGCTCGCGGTGGAGATGGATTTCCGCCTCTACGAAGAGCTGCAGGAAACATTTGCGGGTGAGTCCAATCTGGAGATCATCCGCTCCGACATTCTCGACCTGGACCTGAGCGCGGAGCTCCGCAAGCGACTCTCGAGCGGCGAGAAGGCCAGCGTCGTCGCCAACCTTCCCTACTCGGTTTCCAGCCAGGCGATCTTCGCCTTCCTCGATGCCTCGGCTTACCTGCGCGGGATCACTGTGATGCTCCAGAAGGAAATGGCCCAACGCATCGCCGCCGGGCCGGGGTCGAAGACCTACGGCTCGATCAGCGCGGCAATCGCGCTGCACGGGGGAGCAAAGCTGCTCTTCAAGGTCGGACCGGGCGCCTTTCGGCCCAGGCCGCGTGTCGATTCTGCAGTGGTGGGAATTGAGATCGCCCCCATGGCCGAGGAGGCGGAGCTGGCCGTGGCCAGGAAGGTCGTGCGGGCCGCCTTCGCCAGGCGCCGCAAGCAACTGAGAAATTCTCTGATGGAAGCCCCGCAACTCACGCTCTCAGCCGAGGTCATCGACCGGGCGCTGGCGCAGGCGGGCATCGATCCAAAAATCCGGGCCGAGATGCTCTCGGCCCAGGAGTTCCTGAAACTGGCAGCCGCAATCGCGGCGCAGGGCTAG
- a CDS encoding ribbon-helix-helix domain-containing protein: MASNKVSTTVYLERAQDERLKALSKRTRVPVAEYIRQGVDLVLQRYQDQIPGQQVMLPLDDRNEKAG; encoded by the coding sequence ATGGCGTCGAACAAGGTTTCTACGACGGTCTATCTCGAGCGCGCTCAGGACGAGCGTCTCAAGGCCCTATCCAAGCGTACACGTGTCCCTGTGGCGGAGTATATCCGTCAGGGCGTGGATCTGGTGCTCCAACGCTACCAGGACCAGATCCCCGGCCAGCAGGTCATGCTCCCGCTGGACGACCGCAACGAAAAAGCCGGCTAG